The Humulus lupulus chromosome 3, drHumLupu1.1, whole genome shotgun sequence genome window below encodes:
- the LOC133823385 gene encoding protein PHOSPHATE-INDUCED 1-like: protein MASFVSKALTLLFIISLLHLGSSARTLSGESDQTQEPLPFQYHNGPLLFGKISINLIWYGNFKPSQQAIVSDFITSLTSSSSKPNTDQPSVNTWWKTLETYHRLANSKKPSSLSVSLGSQFIDENYSLGKTLTNQHIVRLASKGGQKDAINVVLTAAGVAVEGFCSSKCGSHGSSLSGVGNHLRGKSSKFAYIWVGNSETQCPGQCAWPFHQPIYGPQAQPLIAPNNDVGLDGVIINLASLLAGTVTNPFGNGYFQGPKEAPLEASSACPGTFGKGAYPGYAGDLLVDPTTGASYNAHGGNGRKYLLPALFDPSTSTCSTLV, encoded by the coding sequence ATGGCATCTTTTGTTTCCAAAGCTCTCACTTTGCTCTTTATCATCTCTCTACTCCATTTGGGTTCATCGGCGAGGACTCTTTCGGGCGAGTCCGACCAAACCCAAGAGCCTCTTCCATTCCAGTACCACAATGGCCCTCTTCTCTTTGGAAAAATCTCCATTAACCTAATATGGTACGGAAACTTCAAGCCATCCCAACAAGCCATTGTCTCCGACTTCATTACCTCCCTTACATCTTCTTCTTCGAAACCCAACACAGACCAACCATCAGTCAACACGTGGTGGAAGACCCTCGAAACCTACCACCGCCTCGCCAACTCCAAGAAACCATCGTCCCTCTCTGTCTCGTTAGGATCCCAGTTCATCGACGAGAACTACTCTCTCGGGAAAACGTTGACCAATCAACACATCGTGCGACTGGCCTCCAAGGGCGGTCAAAAGGACGCCATCAACGTTGTATTGACAGCCGCTGGCGTGGCCGTCGAAGGGTTCTGCTCTAGTAAGTGTGGGTCACACGGGTCATCTCTGTCCGGAGTCGGTAACCACTTGAGGGGAAAGAGCTCCAAGTTCGCTTACATCTGGGTCGGAAACTCGGAGACTCAGTGCCCAGGTCAATGCGCATGGCCGTTCCACCAGCCCATTTATGGACCACAGGCACAGCCCCTGATTGCCCCAAACAACGACGTGGGTCTGGACGGAGTGATCATCAACCTGGCTAGCCTTTTGGCGGGAACCGTAACGAACCCGTTCGGAAATGGGTACTTCCAAGGGCCGAAGGAGGCTCCACTAGAGGCGTCTTCGGCTTGCCCCGGTACTTTTGGGAAGGGGGCCTACCCTGGATACGCCGGTGACCTCCTGGTTGACCCCACGACTGGTGCCAGCTACAATGCTCACGGTGGGAATGGGAGGAAGTACTTGCTTCCTGCTCTCTTTGACCCTTCCACCTCCACTTGTTCTACATTGGTTTGA